The following proteins are co-located in the Saccharomycodes ludwigii strain NBRC 1722 chromosome V, whole genome shotgun sequence genome:
- the MIA40 gene encoding Mia40p (similar to Saccharomyces cerevisiae YKL195W | MIA40 | Mitochondrial intermembrane space Import and Assembly), whose product MLRNYCYSNKSIANRAIRRLLSTHGVRPTTLVFPNISTRPTVVTKRYNSNFHNGSNEEIPNKLPGLFLAGASVGLAIFYVFGESLGIKREKKEEEPEQVEPEQAEPEQAEPEVATSEATTSEVKPENTTPEATPENTTPEATPENTTSEVKPENTTPENTTSEVKPENTTPEATPENTTPENTTPEVTPENTTSDATTPVEKGIEVVEADVFVDEKTEEPIAVEIEEATLEPANQEDKSDNTDVTTESNEQPTADDQDSIVIVQEIPIKVTEGLKQDLANDDVSFSTSNDKPFGSNVLSKVEENIVQEEPVIIATATTNNGFSENESEQSEEPVVIVEEEIVQDIDPVKVAAAAGAAAGAAAAATSNGDSVTTGSSATPVKTPEGEKRETAYNPETGEINWDCPCLGGMAHGPCGEQFKEAFSCFVYSEAEPKGIDCVEKFQNMQNCFREHPEHYVEQLKDDDEAMQKAEQDEAMQKAEQEEDEAIVASSE is encoded by the coding sequence ATGTTACgtaattattgttattctAATAAATCCATTGCAAACCGTGCAATTAGGAGATTACTAAGCACTCATGGTGTTAGGCCCACTACTCTtgtttttccaaatattaGTACTAGGCCTACTGTCGTTACTAAGAGATACAATAGTAATTTCCATAATGGTAGTAATGAAGAAATCCCAAATAAACTACCGGGTTTGTTTTTAGCTGGTGCTTCAGTTGGTTTAGCAATTTTTTACGTTTTTGGTGAATCGTTAGGTAttaaaagggaaaagaaagaggaaGAACCAGAGCAGGTAGAACCGGAGCAGGCAGAACCGGAGCAGGCAGAACCGGAAGTTGCAACATCTGAGGCTACAACATCTGAAGTTAAACCTGAAAATACAACTCCTGAAGCAACCCCTGAAAATACAACCCCTGAAGCAACTCCTGAAAATACAACATCTGAAGTTAAACCTGAAAACACAACTCCTGAAAATACAACATCTGAAGTTAAACCTGAAAACACAACTCCTGAAGCAACTCCTGAAAATACAACTCCTGAAAATACAACTCCCGAAGTTACACCTGAAAATACAACATCAGACGCTACAACACCAGTAGAAAAAGGTATTGAAGTTGTTGAAGCTgatgtttttgttgatgAAAAAACCGAGGAACCAATTGCTGTAGAAATAGAAGAGGCTACTTTGGAACCAGCCAACCAAGAAGATAAGAGTGATAACACCGATGTTACCACAGAATCTAATGAGCAACCAACCGCGGATGATCAAGATtccattgttattgtaCAGGAAATTCCAATTAAAGTCACCGAAGGATTGAAACAAGACCTTGCAAATGATgacgtttctttttccacTTCTAATGATAAACCTTTCGGCAGTAATGTACTAAGTAAAgttgaagaaaatattgtCCAAGAAGAACCCGTAATTATTGCTACTGCAACTACAAACAATGGTTTTTCAGAAAATGAAAGTGAGCAAAGTGAAGAACCTGTGGTAATTGTCGAAGAGGAGATAGTTCAAGATATTGATCCTGTCAAAGTTGCTGCTGCCGCTGGCGCTGCTGCTGGCGCCGCTGCCGCTGCCACTTCTAATGGTGATTCTGTTACGACTGGTTCCTCTGCTACCCCTGTTAAGACCCCAGAAGGTGAAAAACGAGAAACTGCCTATAACCCAGAAACTGGCGAAATAAATTGGGATTGTCCTTGTTTGGGCGGCATGGCCCATGGTCCATGTGGTGAACAATTTAAGGAAGCATTTAgttgttttgtttattcAGAAGCTGAACCAAAAGGTATTGATTGTGTGGAAAAATTCCAAAATATGCAAAATTGTTTTAGGGAACACCCAGAACATTATGTTGAACAATTGAAGGATGACGATGAAGCAATGCAAAAAGCTGAACAAGATGAAGCAATGCAAAAAGCTGAACAAGAGGAAGATGAAGCTATTGTTGCTTCTTCTGAATAA
- the YKT6 gene encoding palmitoyltransferase YKT6 (similar to Saccharomyces cerevisiae YKL196C | YKT6 | vesicle membrane protein (v-SNARE) with acyltransferase activity), whose product MKIYYIGILKHFENKNNSADSTATEICSSKNLSDFGFFERSSVSQFMSFFSNTVASRTGPNKRQSIQEGDNYVGHVYTRSEGITGVLITDKEYPVRAAYTLLNKILEDFLVIAPNWKTDAPDNANIPPTLQGTLDNYINKYQDPSQADSLLKVQQELDETKIVLHKTIEGVLQRGENLDNLVDKSHDLTASSKMFYKQAKKTNSCCVLM is encoded by the coding sequence ATGAAGATTTATTACATAGGTATATTGAaacattttgaaaataaaaacaatagtGCTGATAGCACCGCAACAGAAATATGTAGTTCCAAAAATTTATCTGACTTTGGGTTTTTTGAAAGATCAAGTGTTTCTCAATTCATGTCCTTTTTCAGTAACACTGTAGCCAGTAGAACAGGTCCTAACAAAAGACAAAGTATACAGGAGGGCGATAACTATGTAGGCCATGTGTACACTAGAAGTGAAGGTATAACTGGTGTTTTAATTACTGATAAGGAGTACCCAGTTAGGGCAGCCTATACCTTATTAAACAAGATATTAGAAGATTTTCTAGTAATAGCACCTAATTGGAAAACTGATGCCCCTGATAATGCCAATATTCCACCAACATTACAAGGCACCTTGGACAATtacattaataaatatcaaGACCCAAGCCAAGCAgattctttattaaaagttcAACAAGAGTTAGACGAAACTAAGATTGTCTTGCACAAAACTATAGAAGGTGTTTTACAAAGAGGAGAAAATTTAGACAATTTAGTTGATAAGTCACATGATTTAACTGCATCTTCtaaaatgttttataaaCAAGCTAAGAAAACCAATTCTTGTTGTGTACTTATGTAG
- the CYB2 gene encoding L-lactate dehydrogenase (cytochrome) (similar to Saccharomyces cerevisiae YML054C | CYB2 | CYtochrome B) has protein sequence MYKRLISKKVYLNTFNSKANFTGKYLSAPKCSFNCIRGYSKFNGNYNVHSAKKYDNNNNNNNSRFSLFAAVAAAVITVGTTAIITSNKSDASFLSNTSSVLNKPPIDPKEVVKHNKPDDCWIVINNVVYDLTDFIAKHPGGPDIIQSNAGKDVSAIFNPLHASDVIDKYIKPECQLGPLKEPLPESYICPPLTPGETAEDVARKAELRDKLPPLDSLINLYDFEYLASQILTKQAWGYYSSAADDEVTYRENHAAYHRIFFKPRILINVKECDLSTTMLGTKMDLPFYVSATALCKLGNPSEGEKDIARGCGMGEFNLTQMISTLASCSLKEIVEAKVNDKQTQWFQLYVNADRKITDNLIKNVEELGLKAIFVTVDAPSLGRREKDMKIKFDPSKTPEITNEDKSHKKQQNTRGASKALSTFIDPSLTWNDVIDIKKKTKLPVVIKGVQCTADILKAAEIGVDGVVLSNHGGRQLDFSRAPIEVLAEAMPILKEKGLDKKLEVYIDGGVRRGTDVLKALCLGAKGVGLGRPFLYANSCYGKDGVNRLKEMLADEIEMNMRLLGVTKISDLKPEYLDMISLHARSVNVPKDNLYQEVYIPSTTVEFLDE, from the coding sequence ATGTATAAAAGACTAATAAGCAAGAAAGTTTACCTTAATACTTTTAACAGTAAAGCTAATTTTACTGGCAAGTATTTATCTGCGCCAAAATGTTCATTCAATTGTATACGAGGATATTCCAAATTTAATGGCAATTACAATGTCCACAGCGCTAAGAAATatgacaacaacaacaacaacaacaactcCAGGTTTTCCCTCTTTGCTGCTGTTGCGGCCGCGGTAATTACAGTTGGTACGACAGCTATAATAACTAGTAATAAGAGTGATGCCAGCTTTTTATCCAATACTTCTtctgttttaaataaaccGCCAATTGATCCAAAGGAAGTTGTGAAACACAACAAACCAGATGATTGTTGGATTGTCATCAACAATGTTGTTTATGATCTGACAGATTTTATTGCCAAGCATCCAGGTGGTCCCGACATTATTCAATCCAATGCTGGTAAAGATGTTTCTGCTATCTTCAATCCATTACATGCAAGCGATGTCATtgataaatatatcaaGCCTGAATGTCAATTAGGTCCACTAAAAGAACCATTACCTGAATCCTATATTTGCCCACCATTGACACCAGGTGAAACTGCCGAAGATGTTGCTAGGAAAGCCGAGTTAAGAGACAAATTGCCACCACTAGACTCATTAATTAACCTTTACGATTTCGAATATTTAGCCTCCCAAATTTTGACTAAACAAGCCTGGGGTTATTATAGTTCTGCTGCGGATGATGAAGTCACCTACAGAGAAAACCATGCTGCCTATCACcgtatcttttttaaaccaaGAATTTTAATCAACGTCAAGGAATGTGATTTATCAACTACCATGCTAGGAACAAAAATGGATTTACCATTTTATGTTTCCGCTACAGCATTGTGTAAATTAGGTAACCCAAGTGAAGGTGAAAAAGATATTGCCAGAGGATGTGGTATGGgtgaatttaatttaactCAAATGATTTCCACGTTGGCTAGTTGTTCATTGAAGGAAATTGTTGAGGCCAAAGTTAATGATAAACAAACTCAGTGGTTTCAATTGTATGTGAACGCTGATAGAAAGATCACTGACAACTTAATCAAAAATGTAGAAGAACTAGGTTTAAAGGCAATTTTTGTTACTGTTGATGCTCCAAGTTTGGGCAGAAGAGAAAAGGATATGAAAATTAAGTTTGATCCTTCAAAAACACCTGAAATCACTAATGAGGATAAATCAcacaaaaaacaacaaaacaCTAGAGGTGCCTCGAAAGCTCTATCTACTTTTATTGATCCATCTTTGACTTGGAATGATGTTATTGACATTAAGAAGAAAACCAAATTGCCTGTTGTAATTAAAGGTGTTCAGTGTACAGCCGATATCCTAAAAGCAGCTGAAATTGGTGTCGATGGCGTTGTTTTATCAAATCATGGGGGTAGACAGTTAGATTTTTCAAGAGCCCCAATCGAAGTATTGGCTGAAGCCATGcctattttaaaagaaaaaggctTGGACAAGAAATTGGAGGTGTATATTGACGGTGGTGTTCGTCGTGGTACCGATGTTTTAAAGGCCTTGTGTTTGGGTGCCAAGGGTGTTGGCTTAGGTAGACCATTCCTATATGCCAATAGTTGTTACGGTAAAGACGGTGTCAACAGATTGAAAGAGATGTTGGCCGATGAAATTGAAATGAATATGAGATTATTGGGTGTCACTAAAATTAGCGATTTAAAACCTGAGTATTTGGATATGATTAGTTTGCATGCCAGATCCGTTAATGTTCCAAAAGATAATTTATATCAAGAAGTTTATATTCCTAGCACTACTGTTGAATTTTTagatgaataa